Proteins from one Parasteatoda tepidariorum isolate YZ-2023 chromosome 4, CAS_Ptep_4.0, whole genome shotgun sequence genomic window:
- the LOC107447445 gene encoding uncharacterized protein, translated as MPSVQRGARRPDQQLYIPGRGLLSKGSKSEEVVPVAEKKSNLQSVSSKQVNSACCEGFTGASNLKRPLKTRRPDIQVYVPKAKLLASRVNEFSHSSLNILSQGEKESQEVKASSSCCNSQNSPDVKIIKQHLKIEDNSADSDKQYVDFPTQKSTSWADHVEEYLSNSIQLNEELVDDSLDADRSKESNLVSNVDCLESVYSSGYSSSSNEDLKFMEPKTSDFNEVDSPHSILRQNQENSEFNSLVQGKHDIEEMVKSEGGVCDEQIAFLEKLLAGDKPIKIKKSLLAQILPCEAPLFPVRVEDEEKIRRREEILDRQIAFFDKLAAKAKSAEPKERVSVPVVPREAPLFPGRENGDFPQILEKREHIVEQQIDTFDKMLVKPGSERSQKTNVFQRLEIPNSFANPKMNTVPYQELPLNVPYTELDHIFCAPEDLNSHYSPATLDNDLYTEVSLPFNAQCTKFEHTFCALENLNSYHSPVTFNADLYTEVSLPFSVSSSELDHSFCAPGCSYSPESLVSLDADLYIPPPLPLNRPRSKVDHNFPAPEYLKSYSLPLDDFYAPAPRPLT; from the coding sequence ATGCCATCTGTCCAAAGAGGAGCCCGTAGGCCTGACCAGCAGTTGTACATTCCAGGTAGAGGTTTGCTAAGTAAAGGTTCAAAGTCTGAAGAAGTTGTTCCAGTTGCTGAAAAGAAATCTAATTTACAAAGTGTCAGTAGTAAGCAAGTCAATTCTGCCTGTTGTGAAGGTTTCACTGGtgcaagtaatttaaaaaggCCTTTAAAAACTAGAAGACCAGATATTCAAGTTTATGTTCCTAAAGCTAAACTGTTGGCTTCACGAGTAAATGAATTTTCACATTCCTCATTGAATATCTTATCTCAGGGAGAAAAAGAAAGTCAAGAGGTGAAGGCATCGAGTTCTTGCTGTAATAGTCAAAATTCACCTGatgtaaaaatcataaaacagcACTTAAAAATAGAAGATAATTCTGCTGATAGTGACAAGCAGTATGTAGACTTTCCTACTCAGAAATCAACATCGTGGGCAGACCACGTCGAAGAATATTTATCtaattcaattcaattgaaTGAAGAGTTGGTAGACGATTCACTTGATGCAGACAGATCTAAAGAAAGTAATTTGGTGAGCAATGTTGATTGTTTGGAAAGTGTTTATTCGTCTGGATATAGTTCATCAAGCAATGAAGATTTAAAGTTTATGGAACCTAAAACAAGCGATTTTAATGAAGTTGATTCTCCTCACAGTATTCTAAGACAGAACCAGGAGAACTCTGAATTTAACTCTTTGGTTCAAGGTAAACATGATATTGAAGAGATGGTAAAATCTGAAGGTGGTGTTTGTGATGAGCAGATAGCTTTTTTGGAAAAGTTGCTGGCTGGTGAtaaaccaattaaaattaagaaaagccTTCTAGCTCAAATACTGCCTTGTGAAGCACCTCTCTTTCCTGTGAGAGTGGAGGATGAAGAAAAGATTAGAAGGAGAGAAGAGATTCTTGATCGCCAAATAGCTTTCTTTGACAAGTTGGCAGCTAAGGCTAAATCGGCTGAGCCTAAGGAAAGAGTTTCTGTTCCAGTAGTGCCTCGTGAAGCACCACTTTTCCCTGGGAGAGAGAATGGGGATTTTCCTCAGATACTTGAAAAACGTGAGCATATTGTTGAACAGCAGATAGACACATTTGACAAAATGCTTGTTAAACCTGGAAGTGAAAGGAGTCAGAAGACTAATGTATTTCAAAGGCTAGAAATACCTAACAGTTTTGCTAATCCTAAAATGAACACGGTTCCGTATCAAGAGCTACCCCTCAATGTACCGTATACTGAATTGGATCACATCTTTTGTGCACCTGAAGATTTGAATTCACATTATTCTCCAGCTACTTTGGACAATGATTTATACACTGAAGTATCTCTACCCTTTAATGCGCAATGTACTAAATTCGAACACACCTTTTGTGcacttgaaaatttgaattcatatcATTCTCCAGTTACTTTCAATGCTGATTTATACACTGAAGTATCTCTACCATTCAGTGTGTCATCTTCTGAATTAGATCACTCTTTTTGTGCACCCGGATGTTCATATTCACCGGAATCTCTAGTTTCTTTGGATGCTGATTTGTACATTCCACCACCTCTACCTCTTAATAGGCCACGTTCTAAAGTAGACCATAACTTTCCTGCACCTGAATATCTGAAGTCTTATTCGCTTCCTTTGGATGATTTTTATGCGCCGGCACCTCGGCCTCTGACTTAG
- the LOC107447446 gene encoding rho GTPase-activating protein 39: MMDSKKIEWFTILEPCTKEEIFVNMFTGECVWCPPPGALIKKSDDNLWWEIFDPKSSRFYYYNAANQKTVWQKPQNSDVLSLSKLQALKQSIHDPENGEIRKESTSTQTSAKISAKNIQKPMFQKSASTQTACMPSPGKEKIRHGFSSRSEHALSTYSYDSGCPTDSSIPSQSHSSLDSTNYHCYRKLEFCSAESVDSPYFQDQNIIQPRISWQESKQWSDRCPNLEFSNASRSGHTIQRPMLGNIIPVWKQHSFECWQAPPRSTPKQHSLDSAAPNTHRHASQQLCLGKSCMNFSNSNEPKRRSTPQHYRKVLSKNSLSFGLDQIKQTASYMIENNTTYPPEAVGTPLASRKQWFVKGSHKSDINSCRKAESSTSSPQSPLMPLENLQSFNRSKSNLHVPLTKYTDHNMSGYKQQQHSLDLPLHSYNTRNMQRKEPRYVPELIMPQSVQPKCKISPEYKSGSFRGEGMLSRQRYYNSCKHIYACQNDHTVLCTTPDFNMPCCYQGENYLSPLQQYLMEQARLSGNLTDFGDDKDSFSQSDDDSDGQRDDDDHFADDEGMSRHDSSSLEYLDNYIFVDDSEHYYSPILHPSSYPKSKSNAQVSGPNYPKEREAEDLISSSSIYSVHDSNQQPCLPSYYDSYGDKSDELVEYNDVEESEEGECSTKGDIQKYAEDNLNRHTKGIFRKKFSLQDMLSWSKDPIRKPMITTTDKSLKRDACEIFKQIQTYMLDHKTKSGQTYEAVVLDIATRGWSKPALRDELYIQICRQTTENPKRESLVLGWELMAVCLTFFPPSMKFQPYLEGYIKKHQSSSLDPPDLKISHYALVCGKRLEQISHKGAARSSRKPTVEEIEQSRVQIFRPSMFGNSLDEVMDLQKKRFPNYSLPWVQTTLSEAVLQLDGAHTEGIFRVPGDIDEINSMKMKIDQWELIECDDPHVPASLLKQWYRELFEPLIPAEYYEECITYCNDPDAAVQIVKNLPELNRLVFSYLIRFLQVFAAEENCAITKMDSKNLAMVMAPNCLRCTSEDPSVIFENTRKEMAFIQTLIQHLNTSYMEGIM; this comes from the exons ATGATGGATTCCAAAAA aattgaatgGTTTACAATATTAGAACCATGtacaaaagaagaaatatttgtgAACATGTTCACTGGAGAATGTGTTTGGTGTCCACCTCCTGGGGCTTTAAT AAAAAAGTCTGATGACAATCTATGGTGGGAAATATTTGACCCCAAATCATCTCGCTTTTATTACTATAACGCTGCTAACCAGAAAACTGTCTGGCAAAAACCTCAAAATAGTGATGTACTATCTCTTTCGAAACTGCag gcattaaAACAAAGTATACATGATCCTGAAAATGGAGAAATTAGAAAAGAGTCAACCTCAACTCAGACCTCTGCTAAAATAAGT gccaaaaatatacaaaagccTATGTTCCAGAAATCTGCCTCTACTCAAACTGCATGTATGCCAAGCccaggaaaagaaaaaataaga CATGGTTTTTCGTCACGGTCTGAACATGCACTCTCAACATATTCTTACGATTCTGGCTGCCCTACTGATTCAAGTATACCATCTCAAAGTCACAGTTCTTTAGATAGTACTAATTATCACTGTTACag GAAATTGGAATTTTGTTCTGCTGAAAGTGTAGATTCACCTTATTTTCAAGATCAAAATATCATACAACCTAGAATTTCTTGGCAAGAATCAAAACAGTGGAGTGATAGGTGCCCAAATCTTGAGTTCAGCAATGCATCAAGATCTGGGCATACTATACAGAGACCGATGCTTGGGAACATCATTCCAGTGTGGAAGCAACATTCGTTCGAGTGCTGGCAAGCGCCTCCTCGTAGTACTCCTAAACAGCACAGTTTAGACTCTGCTGCACCCAACACACACCGGCATGCATCTCAGCAACTTTGTCTCGGTAAAAGTTGCATGAATTTCAGCAACAGCAATGAACCAAAAAGAAGGTCTACTCCACAACACTATCGGAAAGTGCTTTCCAAAAATTCATTGTCATTCGGTTTGGATCAAATTAAGCAAACAGCCAGCTACATGATTGAGAACAACACTACTTATCCTCCCGAGGCTGTTGGCACACCCCTCGCTAGTCGAAAACAGTGGTTTGTTAAAGGCTCTCATAAATCGGATATCAACAGCTGTCGGAAAGCCGAAAGCAGCACCTCGAGTCCTCAAAGTCCCCTCATGCCTTTGGAGAATTTGCAGTCTTTTAATCGAAGCAAAAGCAATCTCCATGTCCCTCTGACTAAATATACGGATCATAATATGTCGGGTTACAAACAGCAGCAACACTCTCTTGATTTACCTCTACATTCTTACAATACTCGTAACATGCAAAGGAAAGAGCCAAGGTACGTGCCTGAGCTGATCATGCCCCAGTCTGTTCAGCCGAAGTGTAAAATTTCTCCTGAGTATAAAAGTGGAAGTTTCAGAGGAGAGGGAATGCTGTCTCGTCAGAGATATTATAATTCTTGCAAGCATATTTATGCATGTCAAAATGACCACACTGTTTTGTGTACGACCCCTGATTTTAATATGCCTTGTTGTTATCAAGgggaaaattatttatcacCATTGCAACAATATTTGATGGAACAAGCTAGACTCTcag GAAATCTAACTGATTTTGGTGATGACAAAGATTCATTTTCCCAAAGTGATGATGATTCAGATGGGCAAAGAGACGACGATGATCATTTTGCTGATGATGAAGGAATGAGCCGTCATGATTCTTCATCCTTAGAATACCTTGATAATTACATATTTGTAGATGATAGTGAACACTACTATTCTCCCATACTTCATCCATCATCTTATCCTAAAAGCAAATCAAATGCTCAAGTTTCTG GGCCTAATTATCCAAAAGAAAGAGAAGCAGAAGACCTTATCTCTTCTTCGTCTATTTATTCTGTTCATGATTCAAATCAACAACCATGTTTACCTTCCTATTATGATTCATATGGGGACAAATCAGACGAGTTGGTCGAATACAATGATGTTGAAGAATCAGAG GAAGGAGAATGCTCCACTAAAGGTGATATACAGAAATATGCGGAAGATAATTTAAATCGACATACAAAAGggatttttcgtaaaaaattctCTCTTCAAGATATGCTTTCTTGGTCTAAG gaTCCTATTAGAAAACCTATGATAACCACTACTGACAAGTCTCTGAAACGTGATGCAtgtgaaattttcaaacaaatccaGACATATATGTTGGATCACAAAACCAAATCTGGTCAAACTTATGAAGCTGTGGTTCTGGATATTGCTACGAGAGGATGGAGCAAACCTGCTTTGAGAGATGAACTTTATATTCAGATTTGTAGGCAAACAACAGAAAATCCTAAAAG AGAAAGTCTTGTTTTGGGCTGGGAACTGATGGCTGTATGCTTGACTTTCTTTCCACCATCAATGAAGTTTCAACCTTATCTAGAAGGATATATTAAAAAGCATCAGAGCAGCAGTTTAGATCCTCCAGAT ttaaAAATTAGCCACTATGCATTAGTATGTGGTAAAAGATTAGAGCAAATATCCCACAAGGGAGCTGCCAGGAGTTCAAGAAAACCTACTGTTGAGGAAATAGAACAGTCTAGA gTGCAAATATTTCGCCCCTCAATGTTTGGTAACAGCCTTGATGAAGTGATGGATTTGCAAAAGAAAAGATTCCCAAATTACTCTCTCCCATGGGTTCAGACTACCTTGTCTGAAGCCGTACTTCAATTAGATGGTGCCCATACTGAAGGAATATTCAG AGTACCTGGTGATATTGATGAAATCAATTCCATGAAAATGAAGATTGACCAGTGGGAATTAATCGAGTGTGACGATCCACATGTTCCAGCATCTTTGTTGAAACAGTGGTACAGAGAACTATTTGAACCCCTGATTCCTGCAGAATATTACGAAGAATGTATCACTTACTGCAATGATCCAGATGCTGCTGTTCAAATCGTGAAAAATCTACCTGAGTTAAATAGGCTggtgttttcatatttaatacgCTTTTTGCAA gtttttgCTGCAGAAGAGAATTGTGCTATCACAAAAAtggattcaaaaaatttggcTATGGTTATGGCCCCAAACTGCCTGCGCTGCACATCTGAAGACCCCTCTGTTATTTTCGAAAACACCCGAAAAGAAATGGCGTTTATCCAAACGCTGATACAACACTTAAACACGAGCTACATGGAAGGCATTAtgtaa